A stretch of Manis javanica isolate MJ-LG chromosome 1, MJ_LKY, whole genome shotgun sequence DNA encodes these proteins:
- the LGALSL gene encoding galectin-related protein, whose product MAGSVADSDAVVKLDDGHLNNSLGSPVQADVYFPRLIVPFCGHIKGGMRPGKKVLVMGIVDLNPESFAISLTCGDSEDPPADVAIELKAVFTDRQLLRNSCISGEKGEEQSAIPYFPFIPDQPFRVEILCEHPRFRVFVDGHQLFDFYHRIQALSAIDTIKINGDLQITKLG is encoded by the exons ATGGCGGGATCTGTGGCCGACAGTGATGCCGTAGTG AAACTAGATGATGGACATTTAAACAACTCCTTGGGCTCTCCAGTTCAAGCAGACGTGTACTTCCCACGGCTG ATAGTTCCATTTTGTGGGCACATTAAAGGTGGCATGAGACCAGGCAAGAAGGTGTTGGTGATGGGCATCGTAGACCTCAACCCTGAAAG ctttGCCATCAGCCTGACCTGTGGTGACTCGGAAGATCCTCCTGCCGATGTGGCAATTGAACTCAAAGCTGTGTTCACAGACCGGCAGCTACTCAGAAATTCTTGTATATCTGGGGAAAAGGGTGAAGAACAGTCAGCAATCCCTTACTTTCCATTTATCCCAGACCAGCCATTCAGG GTGGAAATTCTTTGTGAGCACCCACGTTTCAGAGTGTTTGTGGATGGACACCAACTTTTTGATTTTTACCACCGCATTCAAGCATTATCTGCAATCGACACCATAAAGATAAACGGGGACCTCCAGATCACTAAGCTTGGCTGA